In a single window of the Cucumis melo cultivar AY chromosome 11, USDA_Cmelo_AY_1.0, whole genome shotgun sequence genome:
- the LOC103501134 gene encoding ABC transporter B family member 19-like, producing MIHEEKSQEYHLGSSSIDGPFPFHKLLVYADAFDWVLMGLGTFGSAIHGMAQPIGYLLLGKALDAFGNNIGDIDAMVDALYEVIPFVWYMAIATFPAGILEIGCWMYTSERQAARLRLAFLQSVLSQEIGAFDTDLTTAKIITGISAHMTIIQDAIGEKLGHFLASVATFISGVVIAIISCWEVSLLTLLVAPLVMAIGAAYAKRMTLLSSIKIGYQSEATSLIQQSISQIRAVYAFVGERSSIKAFAEQCEKMIVMSKQEALVKGVGIGMFQTVTFCCWSLIVWIGAVVVTAGRASGGDIIAAVMSILFGAISLTYAAPDMQIFNQAKAAGKEVFQVIQRKPSAINGSNEKTLEDIEGHINIQKVHFAYPSRPHKLVLEDFTLSIPAGQSIALVGSSGCGKSTVISLITRFYDPLQGDIFIDHQNIKDLNLKFLRENIGIVSQEPALFAGTIKDNIKMGKRDANDQQIENAAVMANAHSFISNLPNQYLTEVGQGGTQLSGGQKQRIAIARAILKNPRILLLDEATSALDSESERLVQDALKKAIVGRTVIMIAHRMSTIIGADVIAIIENGRVLETGTHQSLLEKSIFYGNLFSMHDIRPIKDSSNSNSLSEQGSAHQEASSCDLDKDEKLEPKNSKIDSLRAEEKEGSKEIFFRIWFGLSNIEIMKTIFGSFAAAVSGISKPIFGFFIITIGVAYYHTNAKHRVGLYSLIFSMVGLLSFFMHTIQHYFFGIVGEKSMKNLREALYSVVLRNEVAWFDRPENNAGSLTSQIMNTTSMIKTIIADRMSVIVQCISSILIATTVSLIVNWRMALVAWAVMPFHFIGGLIQAKSAKGFSRDSAVAHHELVSLVSESATNIRTIASFCQEEEIMKRARMSLEEPKRKSKRESIKYGIINGIALCLWNIAHAIALWYTTILVHKRQASFEDGIRSYQIFSLTVPSITELWTLIPTVISAIGVLTPAFHTLDRKTLIEPEIPRDPKIEKIEGRIEFQRVKFNYPTRPEVIVLTNFTLEIKAGSRVALIGPSGAGKSSVLALLLRFYDPEEGNILIDGKDIKEYNLRILRTHIGFVQQEPVLFSSSIRYNICYGIEHVSETELLKVAREAKVHEFVSNLPDGYDTLVGEKGCQLSGGQKQRIAIARTLLKKPTILLLDEPTSALDVESERTLVSALESINGNNGFRTTQVTVAHRLSTVTNSDVIVVMDRGEIVEIGSHSTLLTAPDGVYSKLFRIQSLADV from the exons atgaTTCATGAAGAGAAAAGCCAAGAATATCATCTTGGCTCCTCCTCCATTGATGGCCCTTTCCCATTTCACAAGCTGCTTGTTTATGCTGATGCTTTTGATTGGGTTTTAATGGGTTTAGGGACTTTTGGTTCTGCCATTCATGGCATGGCTCAGCCCATTGGGTATCTTTTGCTTGGGAAAGCACTTGATGCATTTGGAAATAATATTGGTGATATTGATGCAATGGTTGATGCACTCTATGAg GTGATTCCATTTGTATGGTACATGGCCATAGCCACTTTCCCAGCAGGAATACTTG AAATTGGGTGTTGGATGTACACAAGTGAGAGACAAGCTGCTCGTCTAAGACTTGCATTCTTGCAATCAGTGCTTAGTCAAGAAATTGGTGCTTTTGACACAGATCTCACCACTGCCAAAATAATCACCGGAATCAGTGCCCACATGACCATTATACAAGATGCCATTGGAGAGAAG TTGGGGCATTTTTTAGCAAGCGTGGCGACTTTCATAAGTGGGGTTGTGATTGCTATCATAAGCTGTTGGGAAGTGTCATTGCTCACTCTCTTGGTAGCTCCATTGGTTATGGCAATTGGGGCTGCTTATGCTAAGAGGATGACTCTCCTTTCCTCTATCAAAATTGGTTATCAATCTGAAGCTACTTCCTTGATCCAACAG tcaatatctcaaatcagaGCAGTGTATGCATTTGTGGGAGAGAGAAGCAGCATAAAGGCATTTGCAGAACAATGCGAGAAAATGATTGTGATGAGCAAGCAAGAAGCATTGGTTAAGGGAGTGGGCATAGGAATGTTTCAAACCGTGACTTTCTGTTGTTGGAGTCTCATTGTATGGATTGGAGCCGTTGTTGTAACTGCAGGAAGAGCCAGTGGAGGGGACATCATAGCTGCTGTTATGAGCATTCTCTTTGGAGCAAT CTCGCTGACTTACGCTGCACCAGACATGCAAATATTCAACCAGGCAAAGGCTGCAGGGAAGGAAGTTTTCCAAGTGATTCAAAGGAAGCCCTCGGCAATCAATGGTTCAAACGAGAAGACGTTGGAGGATATTGAAGGCCACATTAATATTCAAAAAGTCCATTTTGCTTACCCCTCTCGTCCTCATAAACTCGTCCTTGAAGACTTCACTTTGTCCATTCCTGCAGGGCAGTCTATTGCCTTAGTTGGTAGCAGCGGGTGTGGAAAGAGTACAGTCATCTCCCTTATCACTAGATTCTATGACCCTCTTCAGG GAGATATTTTCATAGATCATCAGAACATCAAGGATCTGAATCTGAAATTTCTCAGGGAAAACATTGGAATAGTTTCCCAAGAACCTGCACTCTTTGCTGGAACCATCAAGGATAATATCAAAATGGGAAAACGAGATGCAAATGATCAACAAATAGAAAATGCAGCAGTAATGGCAAATGCACACTCTTTTATATCTAACCTTCCAAACCAGTACTTAACAGAG GTTGGACAAGGGGGAACCCAATTGTCAGGAGGTCAAAAGCAAAGAATAGCAATAGCAAGAGCCATTCTCAAGAATCCACGAATTCTCTTACTGGATGAAGCCACAAGTGCTTTAGATTCAGAATCTGAGAGGCTGGTTCAAGACGCTCTAAAAAAGGCTATAGTTGGGAGGACAGTCATCATGATTGCCCACAGAATGTCAACTATTATTGGTGCAGATGTGATTGCCATCATAGAAAATGGAAGAGTTTTAGAAACAGGAACACACCAAAGCTTGCTAGAAAAAAGTATATTCTATGGCAACTTATTCAGCATGCATGATATCAGACCAATTAAAGATTCAAG CAATTCAAACTCATTGTCAGAACAAGGAAGTGCCCATCAAGAAGCTTCATCTTGCGACCTTGATAAGGACGAGAAACTTGAGCccaaaaattctaaaatagATTCTTTGAGAGCAGAAGAGAAAGAGGGATCAAAAGAAATATTCTTCAGAATTTGGTTTGGCTTGAGTAATATAGAGATAATGAAGACTATTTTTGGATCTTTTGCAGCAGCTGTGTCTGGCATCTCGAAACCCATCTTTGGATTTTTTATCATAACAATAGGGGTAGCCTACTACCACACAAATGCAAAGCACCGTGTTGGATTATACTCCCTCATCTTCTCTATGGTGggattattatcatttttcatgCACACCATACAACACTATTTCTTCGGAATAGTGGGAGAAAAGTCAATGAAAAACCTCAGAGAAGCTCTCTATTCAG TTGTACTACGCAATGAAgtagcatggtttgacagaccTGAAAACAATGCTGGTTCACTTACATCACAAATAATGAACACCACCTCCATGATAAAAACCATAATAGCTGATCGAATGTCTGTCATTGTACAGTGCATCTCCTCCATTCTAATTGCCACCACCGTCAGCTTGATTGTGAATTGGAGAATGGCTCTCGTTGCTTGGGCTGTTATGCCTTTCCACTTCATTGGTGGCCTAATACAAGCCAAGTCTGCCAAAGGATTTTCAAGAGATTCTGCTGTTGCTCATCACGAACTAGTTTCACTAGTCTCCGAATCAGCAACCAACATAAGAACTATTGCTTCTTTTTGccaagaagaagaaataatgAAGAGAGCGAGAATGTCATTAGAAGAACCAAAGAGAAAAAGTAAGAGAGAAAGTATCAAGTATGGAATTATTAATGGCATCGCACTTTGCTTATGGAACATTGCCCATGCAATTGCTTTGTGGTACACAACAATTTTGGTTCACAAAAGACAAGCATCCTTCGAAGATGGCATAAGATCATACCAAATTTTCTCCCTCACAGTACCCTCAATCACTGAACTGTGGACATTAATTCCAACTGTCATCTCAGCCATTGGCGTACTAACTCCAGCATTCCACACACTTGACCGGAAAACTCTTATTGAGCCAGAAATACCAAGAGATCCAAAAATAGAGAAAATTGAAGGAAGAATTGAGTTTCAAAGAGTAAAATTTAACTACCCAACAAGGCCAGAAGTCATTGTTCTTACCAACTTTACCTTAGAAATCAAAGCAGGATCAAGGGTGGCTCTTATTGGACCAAGTGGAGCAGGCAAGTCTTCCGTTTTGGCACTTCTGCTCAGATTCTATGATCCTGAAGAAGGTAATATCCTTATTGATGGGAAGGATATAAAAGAATACAATCTGAGAATACTGAGGACACACATAGGGTTTGTGCAACAAGAGCCTGTTCTATTTAGCTCCTCGATCAGATATAATATTTGCTATGGGATCGAGCACGTTTCTGAAACTGAACTTTTAAAGGTGGCAAGAGAAGCTAAAGTACATGAATTTGTCAGTAATTTGCCTGATGGATATGATACACTTGTTGGAGAAAAAGGTTGCCAACTGTCTGGAGGACAAAAGCAAAGAATAGCCATTGCTAGAACTCTTCTGAAGAAGCCAACAATTTTGCTCCTAGATGAACCAACAAGTGCATTAGATGTTGAATCCGAAAGAACTTTAGTTAGTGCTTTAGAGTCAATAAATGGGAATAATGGCTTCAGAACTACCCAGGTTACAGTTGCCCATCGGCTCTCTACAGTGACAAACTCAGATGTTATTGTAGTCATGGATAGAGGTGAGATTGTGGAGATAGGTTCACATAGCACCCTATTGACAGCTCCTGATGGAGTGTACTCAAAACTCTTCAGGATACAGAGTCTTGCTgatgtttaa
- the LOC103501111 gene encoding uncharacterized protein LOC103501111 isoform X3 — translation MPQEIKFEGSLSSNRLSCETGTLVMGELTVTEKISCLIGSQNRGAFCKVEGGLMSLLRNCLELESHDSTSILSGYVDHYQSIEFEDFGWGCGWRNIQMLCSHLLMQRPETRNILFGGSGVVPDIPSLQRWLEIAWERGFDVHGAEHFNYKIYGKKNWIGTTECAALLRSFGLQARIIDFGPKECEELYLSVPGSSSGAQMVNLIDANKRKTIKVFGPMDKYLVRKNDSDPQTGSSGHENSVYFRIPQNVTKNKSPKKAKGHQVLVDWVWNYFSDGRICTNGHQHVNISEKTPLFFQHDGHSRTIVGIQVKQQCNGMQQYNLLILDPAHNTRGLERALRENIGWQQLMKRGIHTLNKPQYQLCYIDSGIAAGVDVELLKTIDSIFLEL, via the exons ATGCCACAAGAGATTAAGTTTGAGGGATCTTTGAGTAGCAACAGGTTAAGTTGTGAGACCGGCACTTTGGTGATGGGGGAGTTGACTGTTACTGAAAAGATATCATGCTTGATTGGTTCACAGAATAGGGGTGCCTTTTGTAAGGTGGAAGGTGGCCTGATGTCTTTATTAAGAAATTGCTTAGAATTAGAATCTCATGACTCGACTAGTATTTTGTCAGGGTATGTTGATCATTATCAGAGTATTGAGTTTGAGGATTTTGGGTGGGGCTGTGGATGGCGGAACATTCAAATGCTCTGCTCTCATTTGCTAATGCAAAGACCAGAAACAAGAAACATTTTATTTGGTGGGTCAGGAGTTGTTCCAGATATTCCATCACTTCAGAGATGGCTTGAGATTGCTTGGGAAAGAGGATTTGATGTACATGGGGCAGAACATTTTAACTACAAAATTTATGGCAAAAAAAATTGGATTGGAACCACTGAATGTGCTGCTCTTTTGCGTTCCTTTGGGCTTCAGGCAAGGATAATTGATTTTGGTCCTAAAGAGTGTGAGGAACTTTATCTCTCAGTCCCTGGTTCAAGTAGTGGTGCACAAATGGTAAACCTAATCGATGCAAATAAGAGAAAGACAATTAAGGTTTTTGGGCCCATGGATAAGTATCTTGTCCGTAAAAATGATAGTGATCCACAAACTGGTTCTAGTGGGCATGAAAATTCCGTCTATTTTAGAATCCCTCAAAATGTCACGAAAAATAAGTCCCCTAAAAAAGCAAAGGGTCATCAAGTTCTAGTTGATTGGGTCTGGAATTACTTCTCTGATGGAAGGATATGCACAAACGGTCACCAACACGTTAATATTAGTGAAAAAAC GCCATTGTTCTTTCAGCATGATGGACATTCTAGGACTATTGTGGGGATTCAAGTTAAACAGCAGTGTAATGGAATGCAGCAATATAATCTCCTGATTTTGGACCCAGCTCAT AATACTAGAGGCCTTGAAAGGGCACTTAGAGAGAATATTGGATGGCAGCAACTAATGAAAAGAGGAATTCATACGCTAAATAAGCCACAATACCAG CTGTGTTATATTGATTCTGGAATTGCTGCTGGGGTTGACGTGGAATTACTCAAGACAATCGATAGCATCTTTCTGGAGCTCTAA
- the LOC103501111 gene encoding uncharacterized protein LOC103501111 isoform X2: MDFELAQQLAFSSTSYDNDDNNGDMPQEIKFEGSLSSNRLSCETGTLVMGELTVTEKISCLIGSQNRGAFCKVEGGLMSLLRNCLELESHDSTSILSGYVDHYQSIEFEDFGWGCGWRNIQMLCSHLLMQRPETRNILFGGSGVVPDIPSLQRWLEIAWERGFDVHGAEHFNYKIYGKKNWIGTTECAALLRSFGLQARIIDFGPKECEELYLSVPGSSSGAQMVNLIDANKRKTIKVFGPMDKYLVRKNDSDPQTGSSGHENSVYFRIPQNVTKNKSPKKAKGHQVLVDWVWNYFSDGRICTNGHQHVNISEKTPLFFQHDGHSRTIVGIQVKQQCNGMQQYNLLILDPAHNTRGLERALRENIGWQQLMKRGIHTLNKPQYQLCYIDSGIAAGVDVELLKTIDSIFLEL; encoded by the exons ATGGACTTTGAGTTGGCCCAACAATTGGCTTTTTCCTCTACTTCTTATGACAAT GATGATAATAATGGGGACATGCCACAAGAGATTAAGTTTGAGGGATCTTTGAGTAGCAACAGGTTAAGTTGTGAGACCGGCACTTTGGTGATGGGGGAGTTGACTGTTACTGAAAAGATATCATGCTTGATTGGTTCACAGAATAGGGGTGCCTTTTGTAAGGTGGAAGGTGGCCTGATGTCTTTATTAAGAAATTGCTTAGAATTAGAATCTCATGACTCGACTAGTATTTTGTCAGGGTATGTTGATCATTATCAGAGTATTGAGTTTGAGGATTTTGGGTGGGGCTGTGGATGGCGGAACATTCAAATGCTCTGCTCTCATTTGCTAATGCAAAGACCAGAAACAAGAAACATTTTATTTGGTGGGTCAGGAGTTGTTCCAGATATTCCATCACTTCAGAGATGGCTTGAGATTGCTTGGGAAAGAGGATTTGATGTACATGGGGCAGAACATTTTAACTACAAAATTTATGGCAAAAAAAATTGGATTGGAACCACTGAATGTGCTGCTCTTTTGCGTTCCTTTGGGCTTCAGGCAAGGATAATTGATTTTGGTCCTAAAGAGTGTGAGGAACTTTATCTCTCAGTCCCTGGTTCAAGTAGTGGTGCACAAATGGTAAACCTAATCGATGCAAATAAGAGAAAGACAATTAAGGTTTTTGGGCCCATGGATAAGTATCTTGTCCGTAAAAATGATAGTGATCCACAAACTGGTTCTAGTGGGCATGAAAATTCCGTCTATTTTAGAATCCCTCAAAATGTCACGAAAAATAAGTCCCCTAAAAAAGCAAAGGGTCATCAAGTTCTAGTTGATTGGGTCTGGAATTACTTCTCTGATGGAAGGATATGCACAAACGGTCACCAACACGTTAATATTAGTGAAAAAAC GCCATTGTTCTTTCAGCATGATGGACATTCTAGGACTATTGTGGGGATTCAAGTTAAACAGCAGTGTAATGGAATGCAGCAATATAATCTCCTGATTTTGGACCCAGCTCAT AATACTAGAGGCCTTGAAAGGGCACTTAGAGAGAATATTGGATGGCAGCAACTAATGAAAAGAGGAATTCATACGCTAAATAAGCCACAATACCAG CTGTGTTATATTGATTCTGGAATTGCTGCTGGGGTTGACGTGGAATTACTCAAGACAATCGATAGCATCTTTCTGGAGCTCTAA
- the LOC103501111 gene encoding uncharacterized protein LOC103501111 isoform X4 translates to MNSSSCPFCDQVVPSDELQRHANGHFEDGDNDNKQRQLAMDFELAQQLAFSSTSYDNDDNNGDMPQEIKFEGSLSSNRLSCETGTLVMGELTVTEKISCLIGSQNRGAFCKVEGGLMSLLRNCLELESHDSTSILSGYVDHYQSIEFEDFGWGCGWRNIQMLCSHLLMQRPETRNILFGGSGVVPDIPSLQRWLEIAWERGFDVHGAEHFNYKIYGKKNWIGTTECAALLRSFGLQARIIDFGPKECEELYLSVPGSSSGAQMVNLIDANKRKTIKVFGPMDKYLVRKNDSDPQTGSSGHENSVYFRIPQNVTKNKSPKKAKGHQVLVDWVWNYFSDGRICTNGHQHVNISEKTILEALKGHLERILDGSN, encoded by the exons ATGAATTCATCGAGTTGCCCCTTCTGCGACCAAGTTGTTCCATCAGACGAACTTCAGCG GCATGCCAATGGTCACTTTGAGGACGGAGACAATGACAATAAACAACGCCAACTTGCGATGGACTTTGAGTTGGCCCAACAATTGGCTTTTTCCTCTACTTCTTATGACAAT GATGATAATAATGGGGACATGCCACAAGAGATTAAGTTTGAGGGATCTTTGAGTAGCAACAGGTTAAGTTGTGAGACCGGCACTTTGGTGATGGGGGAGTTGACTGTTACTGAAAAGATATCATGCTTGATTGGTTCACAGAATAGGGGTGCCTTTTGTAAGGTGGAAGGTGGCCTGATGTCTTTATTAAGAAATTGCTTAGAATTAGAATCTCATGACTCGACTAGTATTTTGTCAGGGTATGTTGATCATTATCAGAGTATTGAGTTTGAGGATTTTGGGTGGGGCTGTGGATGGCGGAACATTCAAATGCTCTGCTCTCATTTGCTAATGCAAAGACCAGAAACAAGAAACATTTTATTTGGTGGGTCAGGAGTTGTTCCAGATATTCCATCACTTCAGAGATGGCTTGAGATTGCTTGGGAAAGAGGATTTGATGTACATGGGGCAGAACATTTTAACTACAAAATTTATGGCAAAAAAAATTGGATTGGAACCACTGAATGTGCTGCTCTTTTGCGTTCCTTTGGGCTTCAGGCAAGGATAATTGATTTTGGTCCTAAAGAGTGTGAGGAACTTTATCTCTCAGTCCCTGGTTCAAGTAGTGGTGCACAAATGGTAAACCTAATCGATGCAAATAAGAGAAAGACAATTAAGGTTTTTGGGCCCATGGATAAGTATCTTGTCCGTAAAAATGATAGTGATCCACAAACTGGTTCTAGTGGGCATGAAAATTCCGTCTATTTTAGAATCCCTCAAAATGTCACGAAAAATAAGTCCCCTAAAAAAGCAAAGGGTCATCAAGTTCTAGTTGATTGGGTCTGGAATTACTTCTCTGATGGAAGGATATGCACAAACGGTCACCAACACGTTAATATTAGTGAAAAAAC AATACTAGAGGCCTTGAAAGGGCACTTAGAGAGAATATTGGATGGCAGCAACTAA
- the LOC103501111 gene encoding uncharacterized protein LOC103501111 isoform X1 produces MNSSSCPFCDQVVPSDELQRHANGHFEDGDNDNKQRQLAMDFELAQQLAFSSTSYDNDDNNGDMPQEIKFEGSLSSNRLSCETGTLVMGELTVTEKISCLIGSQNRGAFCKVEGGLMSLLRNCLELESHDSTSILSGYVDHYQSIEFEDFGWGCGWRNIQMLCSHLLMQRPETRNILFGGSGVVPDIPSLQRWLEIAWERGFDVHGAEHFNYKIYGKKNWIGTTECAALLRSFGLQARIIDFGPKECEELYLSVPGSSSGAQMVNLIDANKRKTIKVFGPMDKYLVRKNDSDPQTGSSGHENSVYFRIPQNVTKNKSPKKAKGHQVLVDWVWNYFSDGRICTNGHQHVNISEKTPLFFQHDGHSRTIVGIQVKQQCNGMQQYNLLILDPAHNTRGLERALRENIGWQQLMKRGIHTLNKPQYQLCYIDSGIAAGVDVELLKTIDSIFLEL; encoded by the exons ATGAATTCATCGAGTTGCCCCTTCTGCGACCAAGTTGTTCCATCAGACGAACTTCAGCG GCATGCCAATGGTCACTTTGAGGACGGAGACAATGACAATAAACAACGCCAACTTGCGATGGACTTTGAGTTGGCCCAACAATTGGCTTTTTCCTCTACTTCTTATGACAAT GATGATAATAATGGGGACATGCCACAAGAGATTAAGTTTGAGGGATCTTTGAGTAGCAACAGGTTAAGTTGTGAGACCGGCACTTTGGTGATGGGGGAGTTGACTGTTACTGAAAAGATATCATGCTTGATTGGTTCACAGAATAGGGGTGCCTTTTGTAAGGTGGAAGGTGGCCTGATGTCTTTATTAAGAAATTGCTTAGAATTAGAATCTCATGACTCGACTAGTATTTTGTCAGGGTATGTTGATCATTATCAGAGTATTGAGTTTGAGGATTTTGGGTGGGGCTGTGGATGGCGGAACATTCAAATGCTCTGCTCTCATTTGCTAATGCAAAGACCAGAAACAAGAAACATTTTATTTGGTGGGTCAGGAGTTGTTCCAGATATTCCATCACTTCAGAGATGGCTTGAGATTGCTTGGGAAAGAGGATTTGATGTACATGGGGCAGAACATTTTAACTACAAAATTTATGGCAAAAAAAATTGGATTGGAACCACTGAATGTGCTGCTCTTTTGCGTTCCTTTGGGCTTCAGGCAAGGATAATTGATTTTGGTCCTAAAGAGTGTGAGGAACTTTATCTCTCAGTCCCTGGTTCAAGTAGTGGTGCACAAATGGTAAACCTAATCGATGCAAATAAGAGAAAGACAATTAAGGTTTTTGGGCCCATGGATAAGTATCTTGTCCGTAAAAATGATAGTGATCCACAAACTGGTTCTAGTGGGCATGAAAATTCCGTCTATTTTAGAATCCCTCAAAATGTCACGAAAAATAAGTCCCCTAAAAAAGCAAAGGGTCATCAAGTTCTAGTTGATTGGGTCTGGAATTACTTCTCTGATGGAAGGATATGCACAAACGGTCACCAACACGTTAATATTAGTGAAAAAAC GCCATTGTTCTTTCAGCATGATGGACATTCTAGGACTATTGTGGGGATTCAAGTTAAACAGCAGTGTAATGGAATGCAGCAATATAATCTCCTGATTTTGGACCCAGCTCAT AATACTAGAGGCCTTGAAAGGGCACTTAGAGAGAATATTGGATGGCAGCAACTAATGAAAAGAGGAATTCATACGCTAAATAAGCCACAATACCAG CTGTGTTATATTGATTCTGGAATTGCTGCTGGGGTTGACGTGGAATTACTCAAGACAATCGATAGCATCTTTCTGGAGCTCTAA